One genomic segment of Clavelina lepadiformis chromosome 3, kaClaLepa1.1, whole genome shotgun sequence includes these proteins:
- the LOC143448977 gene encoding complement C3-like isoform X2 has product MLKFKFFWGAVFLPACAFGLSIRIPDIPDERRFFPIRPPNLIRPTFGIPFPPRFPPRLPPQLPTIGIPFPPRFPPVDLIPIRPFPTKSNIKYDHNILVPKTFRVGAEETVILNLYKYSSATVTGYLRDLPGRLNLFSEIPSIKLDAITSKMPIKLKFKVDDDNIPVFRQNQKVEMAIEVRNSGSDFTKTIVVDVTKESGYLFVQTDRPVYRPSENVEIRVYPLDQTMAPDRENQVQVTVRTPDGVGAYRVIRRLPPFGFIEAVFDIAEQPVFGTWSVEAKYASKGYSTVAVTRFSIRRYVLPSFNVKVDMDKNYFFVTDNAIRGYIRANYSYGEAVEGNYFFSMKFKKTPTSEPIEFFKRPGPYVVTADFVDGEQYFDIPMGDLTDVLDDGETLETLAENSGSIFIEATVNARADNVMESDITPDLPFLKSPFVIDVSKTPKYYEPGFTYRMKASIRDITTGKPAQSVSLKITVDQSSIGTRLTSNDQGEISTALDFEGNAAHVLTISTTINGISDEDQSQISFNVEPYSSPNNNYLQISVPDEAVRVGQRNIFITFRFHPSAPVQVRYVILARGSIIDSGINIPHPGNKESSQQVIITHEMVPSFRVVAYHMVDSEVVSASLWIDVVDQCKEELTVQVPEEVLPGTSVPFTIRGAPQAAVSVSGVDKSAYFLFDQERLNRELMFDKMESYDRGCVRSGGSDGRNVFSGAGLQFYGKSGREATSACSSSSSRSKRDIAVSPAELAHKLKQCERDGKREDPSGEDCDKRGIRCRDNYEAQYPGCWKKFRDACLQATRERFVKQTLGLADTGNEAEAEASVEERRAAFQENSTPWTVTVVEGVEIPQVAETAVEVAPPVAPLRPLPFIPPQPLPPQPFVPLGGGGGGGEFGAASFGRPSFSLEVAERPNVVAAEKPTTTTTTATAARPTSFVRSDFREALSWPTIQIKSNGEHTFYKRARDSITTFLIDAVGMHDSSDGFCVAPSTELRVFKDIFVQLNAPYSLKLQEQAQLKIVVFNYNKDFTFTVVVRVRTDETFCTRFQTGMWSELIRFDVDPNDSSSATLSVLPLRIPLGGLGDIDVDIRTIDNTLLDSIKKEILIEPEGEVRDTYKSYPLDLKTENQHIFSVNFNFPELFVANTRQCWIYGYTNFMGPSIEVDPITKEPRDIKSIFKNPYGCGEQNMLVTGPNVYAHMYLEGVNKIRPGDKQYEESVKKMQDGFNRQLQYRSERVGSRAWAVFTHYLPSTWLNAYVNRVFIQAKIYYTDMDTAPICNSLEWMLGEQQDDGQFQELTPPIHREMHGAVGGALSLTAYVLITLVHADDQCSTELNQQIIAARNKAIAFLERNKNDNTFHRTYGAALLAYALSLHDPSTVFVQEINQRLLALKQHDSALRQTFWRGRPASEIAGTDIHAYWYNAKPQAVDVEATAYALLTQIEMIKAKEKVEQSDLDLTRQIALWLISQRNQGGAFISTQDTVVGLQALATYMIWVNQIDPQQATTNLNVRLQGQSDTEWNNPYTFSLDHHNEGFRKEVEVPNKVMQSGSLTVDATGTGEGVLSYRCIYRTVVDEESCHFHITQNVHVLNANAIVTKGHPMKIKLTITISKPVGPPAEASIVDVGLLSGFRILEKSLIRLSIAHVVDGTIERYEMSNQNIILYLNRIKSEPMVLTFRMEQTNPVTSPQPAKINVYDYYEPAIHCGLFYSLPGLSTELRTTNCDGNEMCKCAEGVCPICRTRDEQLYNTTCLTRSGQQCEICEENGDCMNMFSKACQSNFAYIVNITRAAEVVSSPIFLSFRAQLVETLKLGEESPERNAERTFTTRNDCYAKCHDPALVETQRSGEISGDLYTKTGTLLMIMSTAPERSVDKYGHTINHYRLGEGTIMERVIPQDKCDAAPVRIAKPNLSCDDPNFPRDASKEAKCRRLRKIREACKNMERLKDLLRNGCD; this is encoded by the exons ATgttaaagtttaagtttttctggGGGGCTGTGTTTCTCCCCGCATGCGCGTTTGG GCTATCAATACGAATTCCGGATATTCCCGATGAACGCAGATTTTT CCCCATTCGTCCACCGAATTTGATCAGACCCACCTTTGGAATTCCATTTCCACCCCGGTTTCCACCACGCTTACCACCACAGCTTCCTACCATTGGAATTCCATTTCCACCCCGGTTTCCACCAGTTGATCTCATACCTATTAGACCGTTCCCAACGAAATCAAACATAAA gtaCGACCACAATATTTTAGTTCCCAAAACATTTCGTGTAGGAGCCGAGGAGACGGTCATACTGAACTTGTACAAGTATTCATCAGCCACAGTTACAGGATACCTCAGG GATTTACCTGGACGACTCAACCTTTTCAGCGAAATTCCAAGCATAAAGCTTGATGCGATTACAAGTAAGATGCCAATTAAACTAAAGTTTAAG GTGGATGATGACAATATACCAGTGTTTCGACAAAATCAAAAGGTCGAAATGGCTATTGAAGTCAGAAATAGCGGGTCGGATTTCACGAAAACGATAGTTGTTGACGTGACAAAAGAAAGTGGATACCTTTTTGTCCAAACAGATCGACCCGTTTACAG ACCGAGTGAAAATGTGGAAATACGAGTCTATCCACTCGATCAAACTATGGCACCAGACAGAGAAAATCAAGTTCAAGTCACCGTTAGA ACGCCCGACGGAGTAGGAGCATACAGAGTAATACGCAGACTGCCACCTTTCGGATTCATTGAAGCTGTTTTTGACATTGCCGAACAACCAGTGTTCGGAACCTGGTCCGTGGAAGCCAAATATGCTTCTAAG gGCTACAGCACAGTAGCAGTCACAAGATTTTCCATTCGTCGTTACG TTTTGCCATCATTCAATGTAAAGGTGGATATGgacaaaaattacttttttgttacCGATAATGCGATTAGAGGTTACATTCGTGCAAATTACAG CTACGGAGAAGCTGTTGAAGGAAACTATTTTTTCTCGATGAAATTCAAGAAAACACCAACCTCAGAACCAATAGAATTTTTCAAGAGACCGGGACCATATGTAGTAACC GCTGATTTTGTGGACGGAGAGCAATATTTTGATATTCCAATGGGAGACCTTACAGATGTATTAGACGATGGAGAAACTCTTGAAACACTTGCTGAAAACTCGGGTTCAATATTCATAGAAGCTACAGTTAACG CCAGAGCTGATAACGTCATGGAATCAGATATTACTCCTGATCTGCCCTTTCTTAAATCTCCTTTTGTCATTGACGTATCTAAGACGCCCAAATATTATGAACCAGGCTTCACATATCGTATGAAG GCCAGCATAAGAGATATTACGACAGGAAAACCCGCTCAATCTGTATCGTTAAAAATTACAG TGGACCAGTCATCTATTGGGACTCGCTTAACTTCAAACGACCAAGGTGAAATATCAACGGCATTAGATTTCGAAGGAAATGCAGCCCAT GTTCTGACAATAAGTACTACGATAAACGGCATATCTGATGAAGATCAGTCgcaaatttcatttaatgtGGAACCGTATTCGTCTCCAAACAATAACTATCTACAG ATATCAGTTCCGGATGAGGCAGTTAGAGTTggacaaagaaatatttttatcacgTTTCGATTCCACCCGAGTGCTCCAGTGCAAGTTCGCTATGTG ATCCTTGCTCGTGGATCAATCATCGATTCCGGGATAAACATTCCGCATCCTGGAAATAAGGAAAGTAGTCAGCAGGTTATCATAACCCACGAAATGGTTCCCTCATTCAGAGTAGTTGCATATCACATGGTTGACTCGGAAGTGGTATCAGCGTCCCTTTGGATAGACGTTGTTGACCAGTGCaaagaa GAACTAACAGTACAGGTTCCAGAAGAGGTTTTACCTGGAACAAGTGTTCCTTTTACAATAAGAG GCGCTCCGCAAGCTGCAGTGAGCGTGTCTGGGGTGGACAAATCCgcttattttctttttgaccAAGAACGTTTAAACCGTGAGTTGATGTTCGATAAAATGGAAAGTTACGACAGAGGATGTGTTAGAAGTGGAGGAAGCGACGGACGTAACGTGTTTTCA GGAGCTGGCTTACAGTTTTACGGAAAATCTGGCCGTGAAGCAACTTCCGCATGCAGCTCATCGTCTTCCAGATCTAAACGAGACATTGCTGTCAGTCCAGCGGAACTAG CACACAAACTAAAACAATGTGAGCGAGATGGAAAGCGAGAGGATCCTTCGGGCGAAGATTGCGATAAACGCGGGATACGCTGTAGAGATAACTACGAAGCGCAGTATCCGGGTTGTTGGAAGAAATTCAGAGATGCTTGCCTACAAGCAACAAGAGAAAG ATTTGTGAAGCAAACACTCGGACTTGCTGATACGGGAAATGAAGCTGAAGCTGAAGCTAGTGTCGAGGAAAGAAGAGCAGCTTTCCAAGAAAATTCTACTCCATGGACAGTCACTGT GGTGGAAGGTGTGGAAATACCACAAGTTGC AGAAACTGCCGTGGAAGTTGCACCACCAGTAGCTCCGCTGCGTCCGTTACCCTTCATTCCGCCACAGCCATTGCCTCCGCAGCCGTTTGTGCCTTTAGGTGGAGGTGGCGGTGGCGGAGAATTTGGAGCTGCTTCTTTTGGTCGTCCTTCGTTTTCATTAGAGGTAGCAGAACGACCAAATGTTGTGGCCGCAGAGAAACCAACTACGACCACTACAACAGCTACAGCCGCTCGACCAACCAGCTTTGTTCGTTCAGACTTTCGAGAAGCTCTATCCTGGCCGACGATCCAAAT AAAATCAAATGGAGAGCATACTTTTTACAAAAGAGCTCGCGACAGCATCACTACATTTTTGATTGATGCGGTTGGCATGCACGATTCGTCAG ATGGGTTTTGCGTGGCTCCTTCTACGGAACTTCGAGTATTCAAAGACATTTTCGTGCAACTCAATGCTCCATACTCCCTAAAATTACAAGAACAAGCTCAATTGAAAATTGTGGTTTTCAATTACAACAAGGATTTTACGTTCACT GTGGTTGTTCGTGTCAGAACTgatgaaacattttgcacaagaTTTCAAACAG gtATGTGGTCCGAATTAATAAGATTTGATGTCGATCCCAATGATTCCTCCTCTGCAACGTTGTCTGTCCTTCCATTGCGAATACCATTAGGAGGGCTCGGAGACATTGATGTTGATATTAGAACAATCGATAATACATTACTGGACtcaataaagaaagaaattttaatagaa CCTGAAGGTGAAGTAAGAGACACCTACAAGTCTTATCCGCTAGATCTGAAGACTGAAAACCAACACATCTTTTCGGTGAACTTTAATTTTCCAGAACTGTTTGTCGCAAATACTAGACAATGCTGGATTTATGGATACA ctaattttATGGGACCTTCAATTGAAGTCGATCCGATTACTAAAGAACCACGCGACATCAAGTCCATCTTTAA AAATCCTTATGGCTGCGGAGAACAGAATATGTTGGTCACTGGTCCAAACGTATACGCTCACATGTATTTAGAAGGTGTTAATAAAATACGTCCTGGAGACAAGCAATACGAGGAGTCTGTCAAAAAAATGCAGGACG GATTTAATCGACAACTACAATATCGCTCGGAACGCGTTGGGAGTCGAGCTTGGGCCGTATTTACTCATTATCTTCCGAGCACATG GTTAAATGCATACGTGAATCGAGTCTTTATTCAAGCCAAGATATATTACACGGACATGGATACTGCACCAATATGCAATTCCCTAGAATGGATGCTTGGCGAACAACAAGATGACGGTCAGTTTCAGGAACTTACTCCTCCTATACACAGGGAAATGCAC GGGGCCGTTGGAGGTGCTTTGTCATTGACAGCGTATGTTTTAATTACTTTGGTCCATGCTGATGATCAGTGTTCGACTGAACTCAATCAACAAATAATAGCAGCCAGAAACAAAGCTATCGCTTTTCTGGAAAGGAACAAAAATGACAACACCTTTCACCGTACTTATGGGGCAGCTCTCTTAGCTTATGCTTTGTCTTTGCACGATCCAAGTACGGTTTTTGTTCAAGAAATCAACCAAAG GTTATTAGCACTTAAACAACATGACAGCGCATTAAGACAAACTTTCTGGAGGGGACGCCCAGCCAGTGAAATAGCTGGCACAGACATCCATGCTTACTGGTACAATGCAAAACCTCAAGCTGTTGACGTAGAAGCAACTGCCTATGCCCTGTTAACTCAAATAGAAATGATTAAAGCTAAAGAAAAAG TGGAACAGTCAGATTTGGATTTAACACGCCAGATCGCGTTGTGGTTGATAAGTCAACGCAACCAGGGTGGAGCGTTCATATCTACACAGGACACAGTGGTTGGGCTGCAAGCGCTCGCCACTTATATGATATGGGTCAACCAGATA GATCCTCAACAGGCAACTACCAACTTGAACGTTCGACTTCAGGGCCAGAGTGATACGGAATGGAACAATCCTTACACATTTTCTTTGGATCACCATAACGAAGGCTTTCGAAAAGAAGTTGAAGTTCCTAACAAAGTTATGCAGTCGGGCAGTTTAACCGTTGATGCAACAG GAACTGGTGAAGGTGTCCTATCATATAGATGTATATATCGAACGGTGGTTGACGAGGAAAGCTGTCATTTTCATATAACCCAGAATGTGCATGTTTTAAACGCAAATGCCATTGTTACAAAAGGACATCCGATGAAAATAAAGCTCACG ATTACAATATCTAAACCTGTCGGGCCACCTGCAGAGGCTTCCATAGTAGACGTGGGGCTACTTTCAGGATTCAGAATTTTGGAGAAAAGTCTCATTCGGTTGTCAATAGCACATGTAGTTGACGGAACAA TTGAAAGATACGAAATGTCCAATCAAAACATCATACTTTACCTGAACCGCATTAAATCAGAACCAATGGTTCTTACTTTTCGAATGGAGCAAACTAATCCCGTTACTAGTCCGCAACCAGCAAAGATCAACGTTTATGATTATTATGAACCTGCG ATTCATTGCGGACTCTTTTATTCTCTCCCCGGACTGTCCACGGAATTGCGTACCACTAACTGCGACGGAAACGAAATGTGCAAATGCGCTGAAGGAGTTTGTCCCATTTGCAG AACAAGGGATGAACAGCTATACAACACAACATGTTTAACCAGATCGGGACAACAGTGTGAAATATGTGAAGAAAATGGTGATTGTATGAACATGTTTTCCAAAGCATGCCAGag TAATTTCGCATACATAGTTAACATCACCCGAGCTGCAGAGGTTGTGTCGTCTCCCATATTTCTATCTTTTAGAGCCCAGCTTGTGGAAACTCTGAAACTCG GAGAAGAGTCGCCAGAAAGAAACGCGGAACGGACGTTTACAACACGCAATGATTGCTACGCAAAATGCCACGACCCCGCTTTAGTTGAAACACAACGCTCCGGAGAAATTTCA GGTGACCTTTACACCAAAACGGGAACTTTATTGATGATAATGTCAACCGCTCCCGAGCGATCCGTTGATAAATATGGACACACTAT AAATCACTACCGGCTTGGAGAAGGTACTATTATGGAAAGGGTGATTCCTCAAGACAAATGCGACGCAGCCCCGGTCAGAATCGCAAAACCAAATCTTTCATGTGATGACCCAAACTTTCCCAGAGATGCTTCAAAGGAAGCCAAATGTCGACGTCTCAGAAAAATAAGAGAAGCGTGCAAAAACATGGAAAGGCTTAAAGATTTATTAAGAAACGGATGTGACTAA